Proteins encoded within one genomic window of Methanosarcina barkeri str. Wiesmoor:
- a CDS encoding 6-hydroxymethylpterin diphosphokinase MptE-like protein — protein MDFATWEPIYERILEDFGFDRAGDEKAAFFLSRMLTEENTASLSELKAIISGKPVLVCGNAPRLRSDLSEINFSAFTLIAADGAAAVLMDMGIVPEVICTDLDGNSEADIEKEILACEEGSIVLIHAHGDNIDKLEKYVPRFKRFIATTQAKPFDDVYNFGGFSDGDRCFFVAREFGAQKIRLVGFDFEDSDVNPIKKKKLKWAKKLMGTYDF, from the coding sequence ATGGATTTTGCTACCTGGGAACCGATTTACGAACGAATCCTTGAAGATTTCGGATTCGACCGAGCAGGTGATGAAAAGGCAGCTTTCTTCCTTTCCCGCATGCTGACAGAAGAAAACACGGCCAGCCTGTCTGAACTCAAAGCAATAATTTCCGGAAAGCCTGTTCTTGTCTGCGGAAACGCTCCAAGACTCAGGAGTGACCTTTCGGAAATCAATTTTTCTGCCTTTACGTTAATTGCAGCCGATGGAGCAGCTGCTGTACTAATGGATATGGGCATTGTGCCTGAGGTCATCTGTACCGACCTTGACGGCAATTCAGAAGCTGATATCGAAAAAGAGATACTCGCCTGTGAAGAAGGCTCGATAGTCCTTATTCATGCGCATGGGGACAATATCGATAAACTTGAGAAATATGTTCCCCGCTTTAAACGATTTATTGCAACTACCCAGGCAAAACCCTTTGATGATGTCTATAATTTTGGCGGCTTCAGTGATGGAGACCGATGCTTTTTTGTAGCCAGAGAATTCGGAGCTCAAAAAATCAGGCTAGTAGGTTTTGATTTTGAAGACAGCGATGTAAACCCGATTAAGAAAAAGAAATTGAAATGGGCAAAGAAATTAATGGGGACCTATGATTTTTAA